In Mesorhizobium sp., one DNA window encodes the following:
- the hisB gene encoding imidazoleglycerol-phosphate dehydratase HisB produces MPSTMRRAGISRATKETEISVSVDLDGSGKFDVSTGVGFFDHMLEQLSRHSLIDMTIRAKSDLHIDDHHTVEDVGIALGQAISKALGERRGICRYASLDLAMDETLTRAAIDVSGRPFLVWNVAFTAPKIGTFDTELVREFFQALSQNAGVTLHVTNHYGANSHHIAETCFKAVARVLRTAIEADPRQAGAIPSTKGTLKG; encoded by the coding sequence TTTCGGTCGATCTCGACGGTTCGGGGAAGTTCGACGTGTCGACCGGCGTCGGCTTCTTCGATCATATGCTGGAACAGCTGTCGCGCCATTCGCTGATCGACATGACCATTCGCGCCAAGAGCGATCTGCACATCGACGACCACCACACGGTCGAGGATGTCGGCATCGCGCTTGGCCAGGCGATCTCCAAGGCGCTCGGCGAGCGGCGCGGCATCTGCCGTTACGCCTCGCTCGACCTGGCCATGGACGAAACGCTGACGCGCGCCGCGATCGACGTGTCGGGCCGGCCCTTCCTCGTCTGGAACGTCGCCTTCACGGCGCCGAAGATCGGCACCTTCGATACGGAACTGGTGCGCGAGTTCTTCCAGGCGCTGTCGCAGAACGCCGGCGTGACGCTGCACGTGACGAACCATTACGGCGCCAACAGCCATCACATCGCCGAAACCTGCTTCAAGGCCGTGGCGCGGGTTCTGCGCACCGCGATCGAGGCGGATCCGCGCCAGGCCGGCGCCATTCCCTCGACCAAGGGAACGCTGAAAGGATAG
- a CDS encoding DUF2628 domain-containing protein — protein MSSFLVMEAPEGRDEAVYIRDGFHLVAFLLPPVWLAWHRLWIEALVAFAVMAVLASLGNVSGFGGAAPLLSLLVSLYVGLEAPAIRIAALRRRGWREWGVVDAYDRDDAETKHLFAEGSDTVEDSAAPATPMPSPEPLSPRPVPAGPALGLFSYPGAR, from the coding sequence ATGTCGAGCTTCCTGGTGATGGAAGCCCCGGAAGGCCGCGACGAAGCGGTCTATATCCGGGACGGCTTCCACCTTGTGGCCTTCTTGCTGCCGCCGGTCTGGCTTGCCTGGCATCGGCTGTGGATCGAGGCACTCGTCGCCTTCGCGGTCATGGCGGTCCTCGCGTCTCTGGGCAATGTTTCCGGCTTCGGCGGCGCCGCTCCGCTTCTGTCGCTGCTGGTTTCGCTTTATGTCGGGCTGGAGGCGCCGGCGATCAGGATCGCCGCGCTGCGCCGCCGGGGCTGGCGTGAATGGGGCGTCGTCGACGCCTACGATCGCGACGATGCCGAGACGAAACACCTCTTCGCCGAAGGATCCGACACGGTCGAAGACAGCGCCGCGCCGGCGACGCCCATGCCGTCGCCCGAACCGCTATCGCCGCGCCCGGTTCCCGCCGGCCCGGCGCTCGGCCTCTTCTCCTATCCCGGAGCGCGCTGA
- the hisH gene encoding imidazole glycerol phosphate synthase subunit HisH codes for MRVAIIDYGSGNLRSATKAFERAAREAGIAAEIDLTADAERVRTADRIVLPGVGAYADCAAGLHAVPGMWEAVEEVAIRRGRPFLGICVGMQLMSERGLEKTITKGFGWIAGDVKEIEPSDPSLKIPQIGWNTIHVKHPHPLFDGIPTGEDGLHAYFVHSYHLDATRPEQVLATADYGGPVTAAVGRDNLAGTQFHPEKSQELGLALIANFLRWKP; via the coding sequence ATGCGGGTTGCCATCATCGACTATGGCTCGGGCAATCTCCGCTCGGCCACCAAGGCGTTCGAACGCGCCGCGCGCGAGGCCGGCATTGCCGCTGAGATCGATCTGACGGCCGACGCCGAGCGCGTGCGCACGGCCGACCGCATCGTGCTGCCCGGCGTCGGCGCCTATGCCGACTGCGCCGCCGGCCTGCACGCGGTTCCCGGCATGTGGGAAGCGGTGGAGGAAGTCGCGATCCGGCGCGGCCGCCCCTTCCTCGGCATCTGCGTCGGCATGCAGCTGATGTCCGAACGCGGCCTGGAGAAGACGATCACGAAAGGTTTTGGCTGGATCGCCGGCGACGTCAAGGAGATCGAGCCGTCAGACCCGTCACTCAAGATCCCGCAGATCGGCTGGAATACGATTCACGTGAAACATCCGCATCCGCTCTTCGACGGCATCCCCACCGGCGAGGACGGGCTTCACGCCTATTTCGTGCATTCCTACCATCTCGACGCGACCAGGCCCGAACAGGTGCTTGCGACCGCCGACTACGGCGGGCCGGTCACGGCCGCCGTCGGCCGCGACAATCTCGCCGGGACCCAGTTTCATCCGGAAAAGAGCCAGGAACTGGGCCTGGC